The following are from one region of the Microbacterium paraoxydans genome:
- a CDS encoding DNA gyrase/topoisomerase IV subunit B — translation MNAEYSAHHLQVLEGLEAVRKRPGMYIGSNGSPGLMHCLWEIIDNSVDEAVAGNGSRIDVILHDDGSVEVHDRGRGIPVDVEPRTGLTGVEVVYTKLHAGGKFGGGSYAASGGLHGVGASVVNALSERLDVEVDRGGKTYAMSFHRGEPGIFQDSGEKRPDAPFTPFEENSELRVVGKAPRGVTGTRVRYWADRQIFTKDAAFQLAELETRARQTAFLVPGLEIVVRDERAASAGVGEDGAPTGPVETSYLYEGGISEFVDYLAVDPPVTDTWRIQGEGTFTETVPVLQPDGHMVATEVERVCAVDIALRWGTGYDTRIRSFVNIISTPKGGTHQQGFEQELLKVLRSQVEQNARRLKVGNDKLEKDDVLAGLTAVLTVNVPEPQFEGQTKEVLGTPAVRQIVAQVMRKDLQQRFTSTKRDDKSQATQLLDKIVSEMKARVSARAHKETQRRKNALESSTLPTKLVDCRTNDVERSELFIVEGDSALGTAKNARNSEFQALLPIRGKILNVQKASVGDMLSNAECASIIQVIGAGSGRTFDIDAARYGKIILMSDADVDGAHIRTLLLTLFFRYMRPLIENGRVFAAVPPLHRIIVINPGSKPNETIYTYSEQELHALLAKLRKAGKRWHEPIQRYKGLGEMDAEQLANTTMDRSGRLLRRVRMEDAEAAGRVFELLMGNEVAPRREFIIDSADQLSRESIDA, via the coding sequence GTGAATGCCGAGTACTCCGCCCATCATCTCCAGGTGCTCGAAGGACTCGAAGCGGTCCGCAAGCGCCCCGGCATGTACATCGGCTCGAACGGTTCGCCCGGGCTCATGCACTGCCTCTGGGAGATCATCGACAACTCCGTGGACGAGGCCGTCGCCGGCAACGGTTCCCGGATCGACGTCATCCTCCACGACGACGGCAGCGTCGAGGTGCACGACCGCGGTCGCGGCATCCCCGTCGACGTCGAGCCCCGGACCGGTCTGACCGGCGTCGAGGTCGTGTACACGAAGCTGCACGCCGGAGGGAAGTTCGGCGGTGGCTCCTATGCGGCATCGGGCGGTCTGCACGGCGTCGGCGCCTCGGTCGTGAACGCGCTCTCCGAGCGCCTCGACGTCGAGGTCGACCGCGGCGGCAAGACCTACGCGATGTCCTTCCACCGCGGTGAGCCCGGCATCTTCCAGGACTCGGGGGAGAAGCGGCCCGATGCGCCGTTCACCCCGTTCGAGGAGAACAGCGAGCTGCGCGTCGTCGGCAAGGCGCCGCGCGGCGTCACCGGCACGCGGGTGCGGTACTGGGCCGACCGCCAGATCTTCACCAAGGACGCCGCGTTCCAGCTCGCCGAGCTCGAGACGCGGGCGCGTCAGACGGCCTTCCTGGTCCCCGGGCTCGAGATCGTGGTGCGCGACGAGCGCGCCGCGAGCGCCGGGGTGGGGGAGGACGGTGCGCCGACCGGCCCCGTGGAGACCTCGTACCTCTACGAGGGCGGCATCTCCGAGTTCGTGGACTACCTCGCGGTCGACCCGCCGGTGACCGACACCTGGCGCATCCAGGGGGAGGGCACGTTCACCGAGACCGTCCCGGTCCTGCAGCCGGACGGGCACATGGTGGCGACCGAGGTCGAGCGCGTCTGCGCCGTCGACATCGCCCTGCGCTGGGGCACCGGCTACGACACCCGCATCCGCTCCTTCGTGAACATCATCTCCACGCCGAAGGGCGGCACGCATCAGCAGGGCTTCGAGCAGGAGCTGCTGAAGGTGCTCCGCAGCCAAGTCGAGCAGAACGCCCGCCGGCTCAAGGTCGGCAACGACAAGCTCGAGAAGGACGACGTCCTCGCCGGCCTCACCGCGGTCCTCACGGTCAACGTACCGGAGCCGCAGTTCGAGGGTCAGACGAAGGAGGTGCTCGGCACGCCCGCCGTGCGCCAGATCGTGGCCCAGGTGATGCGCAAGGACCTTCAGCAGCGTTTCACCTCCACCAAGCGCGACGACAAGAGCCAGGCCACGCAGCTGCTCGACAAGATCGTCTCCGAGATGAAGGCCCGCGTGTCGGCACGCGCCCACAAGGAGACGCAGCGCCGGAAGAACGCGCTCGAGTCGTCCACCCTGCCGACCAAGCTCGTCGACTGCCGGACGAACGACGTGGAGCGCAGCGAGCTCTTCATCGTCGAGGGCGACTCGGCCCTCGGCACGGCGAAGAACGCGCGCAACAGCGAGTTCCAGGCGCTGCTGCCGATCCGCGGGAAGATCCTCAACGTGCAGAAGGCGTCGGTCGGCGACATGCTGTCCAACGCCGAGTGCGCGTCCATCATCCAGGTGATCGGGGCCGGCTCCGGTCGGACCTTCGACATCGACGCCGCGCGCTACGGGAAGATCATCCTCATGAGCGACGCCGACGTCGACGGCGCGCACATCCGCACTCTGCTGCTCACGCTCTTCTTCCGCTACATGCGGCCCCTCATCGAGAACGGACGGGTGTTCGCCGCCGTGCCGCCGCTGCATCGGATCATCGTCATCAATCCGGGATCCAAGCCGAACGAGACGATCTACACCTACAGCGAGCAGGAGCTGCACGCGCTGCTCGCGAAGCTCCGCAAGGCCGGCAAGCGCTGGCACGAGCCGATCCAGCGCTACAAGGGTCTCGGCGAGATGGACGCCGAGCAGCTCGCGAACACGACGATGGACCGCTCCGGTCGTCTGCTCCGCCGCGTCCGGATGGAGGACGCCGAGGCGGCGGGCCGCGTCTTCGAACTCCTCATGGGCAACGAGGTCGCCCCGCGGCGGGAGTTCATCATCGACTCCGCAGACCAGCTCTCCCGCGAGTCCATCGACGCCTGA
- a CDS encoding DUF7455 domain-containing protein: MNATTERETSAVEYRLTAMDRCDSCGAQAYIAAEVNGSELLFCAHHGRKYEEKLRSVATSWHDETARLIETV, encoded by the coding sequence ATGAATGCAACGACCGAACGTGAGACCTCCGCTGTCGAGTACCGCCTGACCGCGATGGACCGCTGCGACTCGTGTGGAGCGCAGGCCTACATCGCCGCCGAGGTCAACGGTTCCGAGCTGCTCTTCTGCGCCCACCACGGCCGCAAGTACGAAGAGAAGCTGCGCAGCGTGGCCACGAGCTGGCACGACGAGACCGCCCGTCTCATCGAGACGGTCTGA
- a CDS encoding alanine racemase — protein sequence MRPELRLDSAVFRANIAAVRDRLGDSTLMLVLKDDAYGHGLRWAVETGLEAGVTSFGSYDVRGGVEVRRIAGGEVTVFAWATSTDEEIDEALLQDIELGVGTVEYLRRIAARAEVLGVRARIHLKIDTGLHRNGVRPEDWAAAVADARDAERSGALALVGVWSHIAEASDAEDDEAQAVFLDAVRQAGLTGPQPASVHLTASAASWWRPELRGTVSRIGAFCYGIRSADGPDLDGIRPAARLVAPVVRVEGENAIVAVGSLDGVPSTLTGMTVGTPAGSRAVSTIDVATMTVEGWPGMAVGDEVTIFGPGAQGEETATTLAERIDTVGEEILTRLGPRIRRRVVD from the coding sequence ATGCGCCCCGAACTGCGTCTGGACAGCGCCGTCTTCCGCGCGAACATCGCGGCGGTCCGTGACCGCCTCGGCGACTCCACGCTGATGCTGGTCCTCAAGGACGATGCCTACGGCCACGGGCTCCGCTGGGCGGTCGAGACGGGCCTCGAGGCCGGGGTGACGTCGTTCGGCAGCTATGACGTGCGCGGAGGCGTCGAGGTCCGGCGCATCGCGGGCGGAGAGGTGACGGTGTTCGCCTGGGCGACCTCGACAGATGAGGAGATCGACGAGGCGCTCCTGCAGGACATCGAGCTCGGCGTCGGCACGGTCGAATATCTCCGGCGCATCGCCGCCCGGGCGGAGGTCCTCGGCGTGCGCGCACGGATCCACCTCAAGATCGACACCGGGCTGCACCGCAACGGCGTGCGCCCGGAGGACTGGGCGGCCGCGGTCGCCGATGCCCGGGACGCCGAGCGGTCCGGCGCCCTCGCGCTCGTCGGCGTCTGGAGCCACATCGCCGAGGCGAGCGATGCCGAGGACGACGAGGCGCAGGCCGTGTTCCTCGACGCCGTCCGGCAGGCCGGCCTGACCGGGCCGCAGCCGGCGTCTGTGCACCTCACGGCCTCGGCCGCGTCCTGGTGGCGACCCGAGCTGCGCGGGACCGTGTCGCGGATCGGCGCGTTCTGCTACGGCATCCGCTCGGCGGACGGCCCGGACCTCGACGGGATCCGTCCCGCGGCGCGTCTCGTCGCGCCGGTCGTGCGGGTGGAGGGCGAGAACGCGATCGTCGCCGTCGGGAGCCTGGACGGCGTCCCCTCCACGCTGACCGGGATGACGGTGGGCACCCCCGCCGGCTCGCGTGCCGTGTCGACCATCGATGTCGCCACGATGACGGTCGAAGGCTGGCCGGGGATGGCGGTCGGCGACGAGGTGACGATCTTCGGCCCCGGCGCACAGGGGGAGGAGACAGCAACGACCCTCGCCGAGCGGATCGATACGGTGGGCGAGGAGATCCTCACCCGCCTCGGTCCGCGGATTCGGCGGAGGGTCGTGGACTGA
- a CDS encoding alanine racemase, protein MCDTSSSALPQAMISRSALAAGASAAIQAGGRRADLRRDAWGHGLLAVAQAVTAAGAEEVLVDSPGEVEALRLEGITATITGEPDVDPALLYGLPSAEGLPTTPPVMRLVGRVMSTKRLRAGEAVSYGYTFRAAADTTVALVTGGYAQGIVRALGNHADVEIDGALHPIVGRVAMDVCVIDLQGAPAEVGDAVTYFGGTGPASGAIARWAELTRMTPAELVAVPGAHAVRGWEA, encoded by the coding sequence GTGTGTGACACGAGTTCGAGTGCGCTTCCGCAGGCGATGATCTCGCGTTCGGCCCTCGCTGCCGGCGCGTCCGCGGCGATCCAGGCGGGAGGTCGCCGGGCCGACTTGCGGCGCGATGCGTGGGGTCACGGTCTGCTCGCCGTCGCCCAGGCGGTGACCGCGGCAGGAGCGGAGGAGGTCCTCGTCGACTCCCCCGGAGAGGTCGAGGCGCTCCGTCTCGAAGGCATCACCGCCACGATCACCGGAGAGCCGGACGTCGATCCCGCTCTCCTCTACGGGCTGCCGTCCGCGGAGGGCCTCCCGACGACGCCTCCGGTCATGCGCCTGGTCGGCCGTGTCATGTCCACCAAGCGCCTGCGGGCGGGAGAGGCCGTCTCGTACGGCTACACCTTCCGGGCGGCGGCGGACACCACGGTCGCGCTCGTGACGGGCGGCTACGCTCAGGGCATCGTCCGGGCCCTGGGCAACCACGCGGACGTGGAGATCGACGGCGCGCTGCACCCCATCGTCGGGCGTGTCGCGATGGACGTCTGCGTCATCGACCTCCAGGGGGCTCCCGCGGAGGTCGGCGACGCGGTGACCTACTTCGGAGGGACCGGACCCGCCTCCGGCGCCATCGCGCGCTGGGCGGAGCTCACTCGGATGACCCCGGCTGAGCTCGTCGCGGTCCCGGGAGCGCACGCCGTGCGCGGATGGGAGGCATGA
- a CDS encoding sugar-transfer associated ATP-grasp domain-containing protein, producing MSRLSLAPRIRYLLGRARRIDVGSVFERAKEASAQHHRPVPTIVADMLWSAARHNVGFQDYIDYDFAMLNRAERETYMTHPVSNQLSQKYDHPDFRWIFQDKIEFNRKFSAHLHREWMVVEEGNADEVRALTERLGTIVTKEPVGQAGTGVHRYHAADITDWTEFHRGLLDRGELLIEQVIRQHDDLAAVCPGTVNTTRITAFFDGEKAHILAMAQKFGRGAVSDQMTFGGFYTMLDENGHAVGAGYDSHGHVHETHPDSGFRIADFQLPYMDEVRAFIDQVARVVPQVQYVGWDVVVTPDGPVLVEGNWGAGVYENKPSVTGIRTGHKPRYREVIGF from the coding sequence ATGTCTCGTCTTTCTCTCGCGCCCCGCATCCGCTACCTCCTCGGCCGTGCCCGCCGCATCGACGTCGGTTCGGTGTTCGAACGCGCCAAGGAGGCCTCGGCCCAGCATCACCGGCCCGTGCCCACGATCGTCGCCGACATGCTCTGGTCGGCGGCCCGTCACAACGTCGGCTTCCAGGACTACATCGACTACGACTTCGCGATGCTGAACCGGGCCGAGCGTGAGACGTACATGACGCACCCCGTGTCCAACCAGCTCTCGCAGAAGTACGACCACCCCGACTTCCGCTGGATCTTCCAGGACAAGATCGAGTTCAACCGCAAGTTCTCCGCGCACCTGCACCGTGAGTGGATGGTGGTCGAGGAGGGGAACGCCGACGAGGTCCGCGCCCTGACGGAGCGCCTCGGCACGATCGTCACGAAGGAGCCGGTCGGCCAGGCCGGGACCGGTGTGCACCGGTATCACGCGGCCGACATCACGGACTGGACCGAGTTCCACCGCGGCCTCCTCGATCGCGGCGAGCTGCTGATCGAACAGGTCATCCGCCAGCACGACGACCTCGCAGCCGTGTGCCCCGGGACCGTGAACACCACGCGCATCACCGCGTTCTTCGACGGCGAGAAGGCGCACATCCTCGCGATGGCGCAGAAGTTCGGACGCGGCGCGGTGAGCGACCAGATGACCTTCGGCGGCTTCTACACGATGCTCGACGAGAACGGGCACGCGGTGGGGGCCGGCTACGACTCGCACGGCCACGTCCACGAGACGCACCCGGACTCCGGGTTCCGTATCGCCGACTTCCAGCTGCCCTATATGGACGAGGTGCGGGCGTTCATCGATCAGGTCGCCCGCGTCGTGCCGCAGGTGCAGTACGTCGGCTGGGACGTCGTCGTGACCCCTGACGGCCCCGTGCTCGTCGAGGGCAACTGGGGCGCAGGCGTGTACGAGAACAAGCCCAGCGTCACCGGCATCCGCACCGGGCACAAGCCGCGGTACCGCGAGGTCATCGGCTTCTGA
- a CDS encoding coenzyme F420-0:L-glutamate ligase, with product MQANEGKALETSVDGKSYARIPLRTRVVMPDDDLDAIITEYAKDAVQPGDLLFVTEKIVAITQGRSYRLDEIKPRKLALFLSKYVTRTPYGIGLGMPETMEMALRECGTPRILFAAAVSAITKAFGRKGDFYRIAGDKARAIDGPTKHTIPPYNEAVVLGPKDPDRVAAHLKTLIGGQAEVAVVDINDLGGNILGSTLDKAGELRLVKILGDNPLGQGLESTPLGIVRAV from the coding sequence ATGCAGGCGAACGAGGGCAAGGCGCTCGAGACGAGCGTCGACGGAAAGAGCTACGCGCGGATCCCGCTGCGCACCCGTGTCGTGATGCCGGACGACGATCTCGACGCCATCATCACGGAGTACGCCAAAGATGCCGTCCAGCCGGGTGACCTCCTCTTCGTGACCGAGAAGATCGTCGCGATCACGCAGGGGCGGTCCTACCGCCTGGACGAGATCAAGCCGCGGAAGCTCGCGCTGTTCCTGTCGAAGTACGTCACGCGCACGCCGTACGGCATCGGTCTCGGCATGCCGGAGACGATGGAGATGGCGCTGCGCGAGTGCGGTACGCCGCGCATCCTCTTCGCGGCGGCCGTCTCGGCGATCACCAAGGCGTTCGGGCGCAAGGGCGACTTCTACCGCATCGCGGGGGACAAGGCGCGCGCGATCGACGGACCGACGAAGCACACCATCCCTCCGTACAACGAGGCTGTGGTGCTCGGGCCGAAGGATCCGGACCGGGTCGCGGCGCACCTGAAGACGCTGATCGGCGGTCAGGCGGAGGTGGCCGTGGTCGACATCAACGATCTCGGCGGCAACATCCTCGGCTCCACGCTGGACAAGGCGGGGGAGCTGCGGCTGGTGAAGATCCTCGGTGACAACCCGCTGGGGCAGGGCCTCGAGTCCACCCCGCTCGGCATCGTCCGCGCGGTCTGA
- a CDS encoding RNA polymerase sigma factor produces MTADPEVEDVEATEAAPAPKRAAAKRAPAKKKKSDDVVEEDDAAAAEGSEDAAGDEEEDDAKPAFTEPLPTGAIVISSKDDEEVPVYSTQITGATADPVKDYLKQIGKVALLNAAEEVELAMRIEAGLFAEEKLSAMSPAEKTSQLGLDLQWVARDGQRAKSHLLGANLRLVVSLAKRYTGRGMQFLDLIQEGNLGLIRAVEKFDYTKGFKFSTYATWWIRQAITRAMADQARTIRIPVHMVEVINKLARVQRQMLQDLGREPTPEELSRELDMTPEKVVEVQKYGREPISLHTPLGEDGDSEFGDLIEDTEAVVPADAVGFTMLQRQLEQLLDSLSEREAGVIRMRFGLGDGQPKTLDQIGDTFGVTRERIRQIESKTMAKLRHPSRSQSLRDYLE; encoded by the coding sequence ATCACCGCGGATCCCGAGGTCGAGGACGTCGAAGCGACCGAAGCGGCTCCCGCGCCCAAGCGCGCCGCGGCCAAGCGCGCCCCCGCGAAGAAGAAGAAGTCGGACGACGTCGTCGAGGAAGACGACGCCGCTGCGGCCGAGGGCTCCGAAGACGCCGCGGGCGACGAGGAGGAGGACGACGCGAAGCCGGCCTTCACCGAGCCGCTGCCGACCGGTGCGATCGTCATCTCCTCCAAGGACGACGAAGAGGTCCCGGTCTACTCGACCCAGATCACCGGCGCGACGGCCGACCCGGTCAAGGACTACCTGAAGCAGATCGGAAAGGTCGCGCTGCTGAACGCGGCCGAAGAGGTCGAGCTCGCGATGCGCATCGAGGCGGGTCTGTTCGCGGAGGAGAAGCTCTCCGCGATGTCTCCCGCCGAGAAGACGAGCCAGCTCGGACTCGACCTGCAGTGGGTCGCCCGTGACGGTCAGCGCGCGAAGAGCCACCTCCTCGGCGCGAACCTCCGTCTCGTCGTCTCCCTCGCCAAGCGCTACACCGGACGCGGGATGCAGTTCCTGGACCTGATCCAGGAGGGCAACCTCGGCCTGATCCGCGCCGTCGAGAAGTTCGACTACACCAAGGGCTTCAAGTTCTCGACCTATGCCACCTGGTGGATCCGTCAGGCGATCACGCGTGCCATGGCCGACCAGGCCCGCACGATCCGCATCCCGGTGCACATGGTCGAGGTCATCAACAAGCTCGCCCGCGTGCAGCGCCAGATGCTCCAGGACCTCGGTCGCGAGCCCACCCCGGAGGAGCTGAGCCGCGAGCTCGACATGACCCCCGAGAAGGTCGTGGAGGTACAGAAGTACGGCCGCGAGCCGATCTCCCTGCACACGCCGCTCGGCGAAGATGGCGACAGCGAGTTCGGCGACCTCATCGAGGACACCGAGGCCGTGGTCCCCGCCGATGCCGTGGGCTTCACGATGCTGCAGCGTCAGCTCGAGCAGCTCCTCGACTCGCTCTCCGAGCGCGAGGCCGGCGTGATCCGGATGCGCTTCGGCCTGGGCGACGGTCAGCCGAAGACGCTCGACCAGATCGGTGACACGTTCGGGGTGACGCGTGAGCGCATCCGCCAGATCGAGTCCAAGACGATGGCCAAGCTGCGCCACCCGAGCCGCTCGCAGTCGCTGCGGGACTACCTCGAGTGA
- a CDS encoding proteasome assembly chaperone family protein — MPFSGEIHERVANAPAVPHGLPLVMLLTGFTDAGSAVSGLIDHLRETTSPQPLAIFDNDVLLDYRARRPVISFDQDHLAEFRPPRLELSLATDALGRPFLLLTGYEPDFAWNAFAETVLDLAAEFEASGLHWVHSIAMPVPHTRPIGTTVSGNRRDLVVSHSVWRPRTQVPATAGHLLEFRFAERGERVVGFVLLVPHYLAETENPEAVSAAAEKLMASTGLVLMLDAVQERRADYIARVDEQVAANDELQQMVHNLERRYDAYMAGRDPEDDSYDEGGFSERDLPSADELAAELERYLASRPSGDEDKPGRG, encoded by the coding sequence ATGCCCTTCTCCGGAGAGATCCACGAACGCGTCGCGAACGCCCCCGCGGTGCCCCACGGCCTGCCTCTCGTGATGCTGCTCACCGGGTTCACCGACGCCGGCAGTGCGGTGTCCGGGCTCATCGATCACCTGCGGGAGACGACGTCGCCGCAGCCGCTCGCGATCTTCGACAACGATGTGCTCCTCGACTACCGCGCGCGCCGCCCGGTCATCTCGTTCGACCAGGACCACCTCGCCGAGTTCCGCCCGCCGCGCCTCGAGCTCTCCCTCGCCACGGATGCGCTGGGACGCCCGTTCCTGCTGCTCACGGGGTATGAGCCCGACTTCGCGTGGAACGCCTTCGCGGAGACCGTTCTGGATCTCGCTGCGGAGTTCGAGGCCTCGGGACTGCACTGGGTCCACTCCATCGCCATGCCCGTGCCGCACACGCGTCCCATCGGGACGACGGTGAGCGGTAATCGGCGCGATCTCGTGGTGTCACACTCCGTGTGGCGTCCGCGCACGCAGGTGCCCGCGACCGCCGGCCACCTGCTCGAGTTCCGGTTCGCGGAGCGGGGTGAACGCGTCGTCGGCTTCGTGCTGCTGGTGCCGCATTACCTCGCCGAGACCGAGAATCCGGAGGCGGTCAGCGCGGCGGCAGAGAAGCTCATGGCGTCGACCGGTCTCGTGCTCATGCTCGACGCGGTGCAGGAGCGGCGCGCGGACTACATCGCCCGGGTCGACGAGCAGGTCGCGGCGAACGACGAGCTGCAGCAGATGGTGCACAACCTCGAACGTCGTTACGACGCCTACATGGCCGGTCGTGACCCCGAAGACGACTCGTACGACGAGGGCGGGTTCAGCGAACGCGACCTGCCCAGCGCCGATGAACTCGCGGCCGAGCTCGAGCGCTACCTCGCCTCGCGTCCGTCCGGCGACGAGGACAAGCCGGGGCGCGGCTGA
- a CDS encoding leucyl aminopeptidase codes for MTLPVLSHTTDQFPGSAADAAVLVVPDHSESAESLAAHPGLADVLAGIGFTGAAGAFARVYAPEVTTLPFAVVGVGSTIDDASVRSAAGTALRSLTGFDTVALGLASGLEAHAAAAAEGAVLGGYRFDDYRAENGRKKRATAVVVHAPLDDATVARAQATGEAVALIKDLVNVPAEWQSPAQLAQSAADSVADLDVTVQILDETALAEQGFGGILGVGQGSDRPPRLVRLDYAPADAQRHIALVGKGITFDTGGLSLKPAASMVGMKFDMAGAATSLAALRAIAALRLPVHVTAWLCITDNMPSGRALRPGDVIRILDGTTVEVLNTDAEGRLVLADGLVAASRENPDVIIDVATLTGAIVAALGHRHTGVFGDDETVAEFLAAAARTGEPAWHMPLPAYMEETLDSPIADMINANMGDRMGGASFAGLFLRRFVGRTSDADDAKRIPWVHLDIAGSGEHAGAPYGFTEKGPTGAMVRSIIAFAEAASHPEA; via the coding sequence ATGACGCTTCCCGTGCTCTCGCACACCACCGATCAGTTCCCCGGAAGCGCTGCCGATGCCGCAGTGCTCGTCGTCCCCGATCACTCCGAGTCGGCCGAGTCGCTGGCGGCTCACCCCGGTCTCGCCGACGTCCTGGCGGGCATCGGCTTCACCGGCGCCGCCGGAGCGTTTGCGCGGGTCTACGCCCCCGAGGTGACGACCCTCCCCTTCGCGGTCGTCGGCGTCGGCTCTACCATCGACGACGCGTCCGTGCGGAGCGCCGCCGGCACGGCTCTTCGCTCCCTCACCGGCTTCGACACCGTCGCGCTCGGCCTCGCCTCCGGGCTCGAGGCGCACGCGGCCGCCGCGGCGGAGGGCGCCGTCCTCGGTGGCTACCGCTTCGATGACTACCGCGCCGAGAACGGCAGGAAGAAGCGGGCGACGGCGGTCGTCGTCCACGCCCCGCTCGACGACGCGACCGTCGCTCGCGCCCAGGCCACGGGCGAGGCTGTCGCCCTCATCAAGGACCTCGTGAACGTGCCCGCGGAGTGGCAGAGCCCCGCACAGCTCGCGCAGAGCGCCGCCGACAGCGTCGCCGACCTCGACGTCACCGTGCAGATCCTCGACGAGACCGCTCTCGCGGAACAGGGTTTCGGCGGCATCCTCGGCGTCGGCCAGGGCTCCGACCGCCCACCGCGTCTCGTCCGCCTCGACTACGCGCCGGCGGACGCGCAGCGCCACATCGCCCTCGTCGGCAAGGGGATCACGTTCGACACCGGTGGGCTCTCCCTGAAGCCGGCCGCGTCGATGGTCGGCATGAAGTTCGACATGGCGGGCGCCGCCACCTCTCTCGCCGCGCTCCGCGCCATCGCAGCCCTGCGACTTCCCGTGCACGTGACCGCCTGGCTCTGCATCACCGACAACATGCCGTCCGGCCGCGCCCTCCGCCCCGGCGACGTCATCCGCATCCTCGACGGCACCACCGTCGAGGTGCTGAACACCGACGCGGAAGGGCGCCTCGTCCTCGCCGACGGCCTGGTCGCCGCGAGCCGGGAGAACCCCGACGTCATCATCGACGTCGCGACCCTGACCGGCGCGATCGTCGCGGCCCTCGGCCACCGCCACACGGGTGTCTTCGGCGACGACGAGACGGTCGCGGAGTTCCTCGCCGCCGCTGCGCGCACGGGAGAGCCGGCGTGGCACATGCCCCTGCCCGCCTACATGGAGGAGACGCTGGACTCCCCCATCGCCGACATGATCAACGCCAACATGGGAGATCGGATGGGCGGCGCGTCCTTCGCCGGCCTCTTCCTGCGACGCTTCGTCGGCCGCACCTCGGACGCGGACGACGCGAAGCGCATCCCCTGGGTGCACCTGGACATCGCGGGCTCCGGTGAACACGCCGGCGCCCCCTACGGCTTCACCGAGAAGGGCCCCACGGGGGCGATGGTCCGATCGATCATCGCCTTCGCCGAAGCAGCATCCCACCCGGAGGCATGA
- the lpdA gene encoding dihydrolipoyl dehydrogenase: MTTHTFDIVVLGGGSGGYAAALRASELGNSVALIEKDKVGGTCLHRGCIPTKALLHAAEVADHVRDASSVGVTASFGGIDVAGVRTYREGIVAKKYKGLEGLVKARGITTVPGLGRLNTDRSISVGDDVYVGTDVILATGSYSRSLPGLEIGGRILTSEQALALDVIPERVLILGGGVIGVEFASVWRSFGAEVTIVEALPHLVPNEDIAMSKGLERAFRRRGIQYSLGVRFQTATQDDSSVTVTLEDGKELTADYLLVAVGRGPATADLGFEEAGVRLDRGFVTVDDELRTGVPGVWAVGDIVPGLQLAHRGFQQGIAVAERIAGLTPVNVPDVQIPKVTYSSPEVASVGLTEEAAIAAHGADAVHSYEYNLAGNGKSEIIGTGGLVKVVRLKDGPVLGVHLLGDRVGELITEGQLAVAWEAHPEDIAPLIHAHPTQSEALGEAFLALAGKPLHAL; this comes from the coding sequence ATGACAACCCACACCTTCGACATCGTCGTCCTGGGCGGCGGCAGCGGCGGGTACGCCGCGGCACTGCGAGCGAGCGAGCTCGGCAATTCCGTCGCACTGATCGAGAAGGACAAGGTGGGAGGCACATGCCTCCACCGCGGGTGCATCCCCACCAAGGCGCTGCTGCACGCCGCCGAGGTGGCGGACCACGTGCGCGACGCCTCCTCCGTGGGAGTCACGGCCTCGTTCGGCGGGATCGACGTCGCCGGGGTGCGCACGTACCGCGAGGGCATCGTCGCCAAGAAGTACAAAGGCCTCGAGGGGCTCGTGAAGGCGCGCGGGATCACGACGGTCCCCGGGCTCGGCCGCCTGAACACGGACCGGAGCATCAGCGTGGGCGACGACGTCTACGTCGGCACCGACGTGATCCTCGCCACGGGCTCCTACAGCCGCTCGCTGCCGGGGCTCGAGATCGGCGGACGGATCCTGACCAGCGAGCAGGCCCTCGCCCTGGACGTCATCCCCGAGCGCGTGCTCATCCTGGGCGGCGGCGTGATCGGCGTCGAGTTCGCGAGCGTATGGCGCTCCTTCGGCGCCGAGGTCACCATCGTGGAGGCCCTGCCCCACCTCGTCCCGAACGAGGACATCGCGATGAGCAAGGGCCTCGAACGCGCGTTCCGCCGGCGTGGCATCCAGTACTCGCTCGGCGTGCGCTTCCAGACCGCCACGCAGGACGACTCGTCCGTGACCGTCACCCTGGAGGACGGCAAGGAGCTCACTGCCGACTACCTCCTCGTCGCCGTCGGCCGCGGCCCCGCCACCGCCGACCTGGGATTCGAGGAGGCCGGCGTGCGCCTTGACCGGGGGTTCGTGACGGTGGACGACGAGCTCCGCACCGGCGTCCCCGGCGTGTGGGCGGTCGGCGACATCGTCCCGGGTCTCCAGCTCGCCCACCGCGGGTTCCAGCAGGGCATCGCGGTCGCCGAGCGCATCGCGGGCCTCACCCCCGTGAACGTCCCTGACGTGCAGATCCCCAAGGTGACCTACTCCAGCCCCGAGGTCGCCTCGGTCGGTCTCACCGAAGAGGCGGCGATCGCGGCACATGGCGCCGACGCCGTCCACTCCTACGAGTACAACCTCGCGGGGAACGGGAAGAGCGAGATCATCGGCACGGGCGGCCTCGTCAAGGTCGTCCGCCTCAAGGACGGTCCCGTCCTCGGCGTGCATCTCCTCGGCGACCGCGTCGGCGAGCTCATCACCGAGGGGCAGCTCGCGGTCGCGTGGGAAGCCCACCCGGAGGACATCGCGCCGCTCATCCACGCCCACCCGACCCAGAGCGAGGCCCTCGGCGAAGCCTTCCTCGCGCTGGCCGGAAAGCCCCTGCACGCCCTCTGA